The Pseudomonas putida nucleotide sequence TAATCGTTGGCGATCGAGGTCAGTGTCGAGCTGTCGGTGGTCAAGGCGATGGCCGGCAGGCTCGGGCGCTCACGCTCGAAGCGGTTGAGCAACTCCGAAGAGAAGTGCTGGGCATCGCCGGCCGAGCCGCCATTGCCGCAGGCGAGCATCTTGCCCTCGTTGAGCAGCGCATTGACCATGACCAGGCTAGCCTGCTCGATGTGCGGTGCCAGGATGTCCATTGCCTGTTGCTTGGTGTCGATGCTGGCCTGGAACAGCCGGCGAATTCGGGATTGCATGTCCATCTGGTGACCTTAAGTGGGGCGGTGGCCTTTGCTACGCGCAACAAGGACCAGCCCGCGAAACATAGAGCAAAAAATCGGAGTGGGTTCAGCATTCGAAGGCGTTTTTCAGCCATTGAAGCGGCTGGCCTGCATGGCGACTGCCCTGCAGGGCGACAACGTCGAAGCGGCAGGGGTGATTGGCCCAGCGGGACTCCTTCTGCAGGAACAGGGTGGCGGCAAGCACCAGCCGTTTCTGCTTGCGCCCGTCAATGCTGCCGAGGGCGCCACCGAAGTCCGCGTGCAACCGGTAGCGGACTTCGACGAATACTACTGTATCGGCGTCGAGCATGACCAGATCAAGCTCGCCGCCTTTGCATCGCCAATTGCGTGTCAGCAGTTGCAGGCCTTGCCCTTGAAGGTACTCAAGGGCTTGGGTTTCTGCCGCCTGGCCGGCGCTGCTCGGCGATGCTTCGGGCATCAGCGCGAGGTGTCTGGCAGGCGCTTGACTTGGCCGCCGGAGAACTCGGCCCATGGCAGCTGGCGCTCGACGCGTTGGCTGGCGTTGATGCTCAGGCTGCCGGACAGGCCTTGCACGCGGTTGTCTGGCAGTGCCTTCAGTTGGCCCAGGCGCGGTGCCAGGCTGTAGGCGTCGACGCCCATGGCATACAGGCGGCCGAGGCTGCCTGCGGCTTGCGGCCACTGCTGCACGACCTGCTGGCGCAGGCTGTTGCTGGTGTCGAGCAGCCACGGGGTTTCGCAGAAGCGAATGCCGTTCATGTCGTTGTACTGGTTGACGTCACCGCTGGCGCTGTACAGGTTCGAAGTGGCGTAGACCGGTACGTCACCGGCGTACTGGAAGTTCAGGGTCGGCTTGATCTGTTGCGCCTGTTGTGGGGTCGAGGCGAGGAAGATGAAATCAATGTCCTGGCGACGCGACGGTTGGGCCGCGATGTTGCCGCCCACGGTGCTCTGCAGGCTCTGGGCGCGGCCTTCGCTCTGGCGCAGCTGGAACAGGCTGGCGATCTGCTGAGCCAATGCAACTGGCTGGGCGATGCGCTCGGCGGCGATGATGGTGCCGCCATTGCCTTCCCAGTCCTGACGGAAGGCGGCCAGCACGCGGTCACCCCACTCACCGCTCGGTACCAGGGCCACGGCGCGGACCATGCCGTCAGCGCGGGCGCGGCGTGCCACTTCGCGGGCTTCGTCCTCGGCGGCGAGGCCGAACTGGAACAGCTGGGGTGGTGCTTTCTGGCCGGCGTCGGCGTAGTTCAGGGCGAGGGTGGTGATGGGCAGCTGGGTGTTGCCAGCAAGCTGCTTGACCAGCGGTTTTTCAAGCGGGCCGACCACCAGTTGTACGCCATCGGCCTGGGCCTGGCGATAGAAGGCGTCGAGCGAGCCGATGCGCGAACTGTCGTAGACCTGCACGGCAGGCGCTTGCCCGCCTGCCTGCTGGGCCTGGAAGTGGGCGGCCATGAAACCGTCGCGCAGGGCGCGAGCAACGCCGGCCAGCGGGCCTTCCTGAGGCAGCAGCAGGGCGATCTTGGTCAGCGGCTGGCTGGCCAGTTCCTTGAGCTTGGTCAGGGCCGTTGGCAGCTGCTTGGCGGCTGGGTGATCAGGGTGCTGTTTGCGCCAGGCTTCGATGGCAGCCTGCTGCTGCTCCAGGGTGCCAGCGCTTTTCACCGCCAGCGCCAGGCTGGTCCAGCCGGCCAGGGTTTCGTTGTTGGCAGGCTGTTGCAGCTGCTCGGCTGGCAGCGAAGCGACCAGGGCCCAGATCGCGTCATTGTTGGCGCTGGCAGCCTGACCGCTGAGCAGCGGGCTCAGCAGCACGCGTTGCTGGGCGGCGGCCATGGCCTGGCCGTCGGCCTCGAGGGCAGCGGCGTGGACGCTGTAGGTGCGCACCTGCTGTTGCTCGGGCAGCTCTGCGATGTGTTGCAGGCTCGGGTGGGACAGCGCGGTCAGCGCGGCCTTGGGCTGGTTGCGGCTCATGGCCAGTTCGGCACCGAGGGTGGCGGCGAAAATCTGCTGGGCCGGCTTGAGTGTGTCGATCGGCACCTGCTCGAGGATGCGTGCGGCGCGTGGGAAGTCCTTCTGCTTGTAAGCCAGGTCGGCTGCGCTCAGGCGCAGCAGGGCAGCGTCTTCGGCGGACTTGCTGGTGGCGGCCTTCTCGAGCAGTTGCTCGATGCTGGCATCCGGGGTGCGTGGCAGTTCGCCCAGGCTGGATGAGGGCGAGCTGGCGCAGGCTGCCAGCAGGGCAGCGAGGCAGAGGGCTGTGAGCAGCCGCAGGCAAGCGATCATGTAAAGGTCCTGTTACTCGATCAAGTTGGCCGGCAATTGTACCCAAGCGGCGGCCGGGGCGCGATCTGCCGTTAGCAGAACCTTCACTATAGGCGGCTCGCCGATGGCCGCCGATGAAGTTCTTTGCGCCCTGTTACCGGCGCTCGGGCTACAATAGCGCCTTTGATCCGAAAGGCAGGATGTGTGCAGTGACTGATGTGGCCGGGGCTTCGAAATCCACCATGGGGACGCTTTATGTGGTCGCGACCCCCATCGGCAACCTTGATGACATGAGCGCCAGGGCGCTCAAGGTGCTGGCCGATGTCGCCCTGATCGCCGCCGAGGATACCCGGCATTCGATCCGCCTGCTGCAGCATTTCGGCATCGATACGCCGCTGGCGGCCTGTCATGAGCACAACGAGCGTGATGAGGGCGGGCGCTTCATCACCAAATTGCTGGCTGGTGAAGATGTGGCGCTGGTATCCGATGCCGGTACACCGCTGATTTCCGACCCGGGCTACCACCTGGTGCGCCAGGCGCGGGCCGCTGGGGTCAACGTGGTGCCAGTGCCAGGCGCCTGCGCCTTGATTGCCGCGCTTTCGGCGGCCGGCCTGCCTTCCGACCGCTTCATCTTCGAGGGCTTCCTGCCGGCCAAGGCCGCAGGGCGTCGGGCGCGTCTGGAGCAGGTCAAGGAAGAGCCTCGCACGTTGATCTTCTACGAGGCTCCGCACCGCATCCTGGAGTGCCTCGAAGACATGGAGCTGGTGTTCGGCGGCGAGCGTCCGGCGCTGCTGGCGCGCGAGCTGACCAAGACCTTCGAGACCCTCAAAGGTCTGCCGTTGGCTGAACTGCGTGCGTTCGTCGCTGGCGACAGCAACCAGCAGCGCGGCGAGTGCGTGGTGCTGGTCGGTGGCTGGAGTGCACCTGAAGGCGAAGAGGCGATCAGCACCGAGGCACAGCGTGTGCTGGACCTGTTGCTGGCAGAGATGCCACTGAAAAGAGCGGCGGCATTGGCGGCGGAAATCACCGGCGTGCGCAAGAACCTGTTGTATCAAGTGGCACTGGAAAAGCAGAAAGCGCTGTAGTGGCAATTAGACATAGTTGACGGTATCGCTTGTTCTTGCGCGCGCGTGCCGTTAACCTTGTCGGCGGAGAGTCGATCGGACAGTCGCTGCCGTCTTTTGTTCCGCAAAAGATGGGGGAGGAAAGTCCGGGCTCCATAGGGCAGAGTGCCAGGTAACGCCTGGGAGGCGCGAGCCTACGGAAAGTGCCACAGAAAATAACCGCCTAAGCACTTCGGTGCCGGTAAGGGTGAAAAGGTGCGGTAAGAGCGCACCGCGCGGCTGGCAACAGTTCGTGGCTAGGTAAACCCCACTCGGAGCAAGACCAAATAGGGTTCCATCAGGCGTGGCCCGCGTCGGAACCGGGTAGGTTGCTAGAGGCGTCCAGTGATGGCCGTCGTAGAGGAATGACTGTCCTCGACAAAACCCGGCTTACAGATCGACTCTCCACTTTTTCCCTTCCTGCTTGATTCGATAGCAGATCCCTCTTGGTAATACCAAAAAGATCTTACTCTTAATAATTCACTTTAACTTCGAACGGCATACGTTTGAGTCGGTTTGATTTTTATCGTGTTTTTCCCCACCTGGCGGTCCTTCCGCATTCCTTTGTTGCGCTAAATCTCGGTCCTGTAAGGGTTTTCCTTATGAACGTGCCTTGACGCTACAGCGGGCGGATTCCTATAGTGTGCGCAAGTGGCAGAAAGTGGGATGAAGTGGGTTTTCTGGCACAAAAAAGCTAACATTGTGGGGAATCGCAGCCGTGTTCCGCGGAGCCAACGCCGTCAGCCTCGATGCAAAGGGCCGTCTCGCCATGCCGAGCCGGTACCGTGACGAGCTCGATTCGCGTTGCAATGGTCAGCTGATCGTGACCATCGACGCCGTTGACCCCTGCTTGTGTGTTTATCCCCTCGACGAGTGGGAACAGATTGAAGCCAAGTTGCGTGCCTTGCCGTCGTTGCGTGAGGAAAACCGCCGCCTGCAGCGCTTGCTGATCGGTAATGCGGTTGACCTGGAGCTCGATGGCAGTGGGCGTTTCCTGGTACCGCCCCGCCTGCGTGAGTACGCCAAGCTGGACAAGAAGGCGATGCTGGTGGGGCAGCTGAACAAATTCCAGCTGTGGGATGAGGATGCCTGGAACGCGGTTTCGGCAGCCGACCTTGCAGCTATCCAACAACCGGGCGCCATGCCCGACGATTTGCGTGACCTGATCCTGTGACCATAGATAGCGGCTTCAACCACATCACCGTCCTCCTCGACGAAGCTGTCGAGGCATTGGCTCTGCGCGCCGACGGTTGCTATCTGGACGGCACCTTCGGTCGTGGCGGCCATAGCCGCCTGATCCTCAGCAAGCTCGGGCCGCAAGGTCGGCTGCTGGGCTTCGACAAAGATCCTCAAGCGATTGCCACCGGGCAAGCGCTGGCGGCCGAAGACGGCCGCTTTGTCATTGTGCAGCGCAGCTTTGCCGAGCTCGGCTCGGAAGTCGCCGAGCGCGGTCTGGCCGGCAAGGTCAGCGGTATCCTGCTTGACCTGGGCGTGTCCTCGCCGCAGCTGGATGACCCTGAGCGTGGTTTCAGCTTCCTCAACGATGGCCCGCTGGACATGCGCATGAACCCGGACCAGGGCATCAGTGCTGCCGAGTTCATCGCCACCGCCCCCGTCGAAGAAATTGCCCGTGTCTTCAAGGAGTACGGCGAAGAGCGCTTTGCCGGGCGCATGGCCCGTGCCGTGGTCGAGCGCCGCGAGAAGCAGCCGTTCACCCGCACCGCCGATCTGGCTGAAGTGCTCAAGGTTGCAAACCCGGCCTGGGAAAAGGGCAAGAACCCGGCGACCCGTGCCTTCCAGGGCCTGCGTATCCATGTCAACAACGAGCTGGGTGACCTCGAAGCGGGCCTTGAAGCTGCGCTCGACGCCCTGGAAGTAGGCGGTCGTCTGGCGGTCATCAGCTTCCACTCGCTGGAAGACCGCATCGTCAAGCTGTTCATGCGCAAACTGGTAAAGGGCGAGGCCGACAACCTGCCACGCAACCTGCCGGTACAGCACAAGGTCTTCGAGCCGAAGATCAAGCTGATCGGCAAGGCCCAGTTTGCCTCCGAAGCCGAACTCAAGGCCAACCCGCGGTCGCGCAGCGCCGTGATGCGGGTGGCGGAGAAGCTTCGGTGAGCCGGCTATTCGCCAAACCTCTGCCAGGCGGAAGCTTCCTGATGCTTCTGCTGTTTGTTGGTGTGCTCATTTCGGCCATTGCCGTGTCTTACAGCGCCCACTGGAATCGTCAGTTGCTCAACACCTTGTATGGCGAGCTGAACGAGCGTGACAAGGCCCAGGCCGAGTGGGGTCGGCTGATTCTCGAGCAAAGCACCTGGACTGCCTCCAGCCGTATCGAGAGCCTGGCCTCCGAGCAGCTGAAGATGCGCGTGCCTGCGGCTGACGAAGTGCGGATGGTGGCGCCATGATGAAGCTCGAAGGTGCACTCTACCCCTGGCGCTTCCGGGTAGTGATCGGTTTGCTGGCCCTGATGGTCGGTGCCATCTGCTGGCGCATCATCGACCTGCAGGTGGTCGACCGTGACTTCCTCAAGGGCCAGGGCGATGCCCGAAGCCTGCGTCACATTCCCATTCCTGCGCACCGTGGCCTGATCACCGACCGCAACGGCGAGCCGCTGGCGGTCAGCACGCCGGTCACCACCCTGTGGGCCAACCCCAAGGAAATGCAGGCCGCCAAGGATCGCTGGCCGCAGCTGGCCGCTGCCCTTGGGCAGAACGCACAGCAACTGACCGAGCGCCTGACCCAGCAGGCCAACAAAGAGTTCATCTACCTGGTCCGCGGCCTGACTCCGGAGCAGGGCCAGCACGTGCTCGACCTGAAAGTTCCGGGCGTGTATGGCCTGGAAGAATTCCGCCGCTTCTATCCGGCCGGCGACGTGACCGCGCACATGGTCGGCTTCACCGACCTCGACGACCATGGCCGCGAAGGCGTGGAGCTGGCCTACGATGAATGGCTGGCCGGCGTGCCCGGCAAGCGGCAAGTGATCAAGGACCGGCGCGGCCGGCTGATCAAGGACATCCAGGTCACCAAGAACGCCAAGGCCGGCAAGACCTTGGCGTTGTCGATCGACCTGCGCCTGCAATACCTGGCCACCCGCGAACTGCGCAATGCCATTGCCGAACAGGACGCCAAGGCCGGCAGCCTGGTGATCATGGACGTCAAGACCGGTGAGGTCCTGGCGATGGTCAACCAGCCAACCTACAACCCCAACAACCGTCGCAGCATGTTCCCGGCCGCCATGCGTAACCGGGCGATCATCGACGTGTTCGAGCCGGGCTCGACGGTCAAGCCGATTTCGATGAGTGCGGCGCTGCAGAGTGGCCGCTGGAAGCCGAGCGACAAGGTCGAGGTGTATCCGGGTAGCCTGCAGATTGGTCGCTACACCATCAAGGACGTGTCCAAGAGCGAGGGCCCGATCCTCGACCTGACCGGCATCCTGATCAACTCCTCCAACGTCGGCATGAGCAAGATCGCCTTCGACATCGGCGGCGAGGCCATCTACCGGGTCATGTCCCAGGTCGGCCTGGGCCAGTACACCGGCCTCGGTTTCCCGGGCGAGCGCGTCGGCAACCTGCCCAACCACCGTGAGTGGCGCAAGGCTGAAACCGCGACCCTGTCCTACGGCTACGGTGTGTCGGTCACCGCCCTGCAGCTGGTGCACGCCTACGCGGCGCTGGCCAACGACGGCAAGATGGTGCCGCTGTCGATCCTCAAGGTCGACAAGGCGCCGGAAGCGGTGCAGGCCATTCCGAAGGAAACCGCAGAAACCGTCCAGGGCATGCTGCAGCAGGTGATCGAAGCGCCGCGCGGTGTGTTCCGTGCCCAGGTGCCGTTCTATCACGTGGCCGGCAAGTCCGGTACCGCTCGTAAGGCCACCGTTGGCTCCAAGGGTTACACCGAAAACGCCTACCGCTCGCTTTTCGCCGGCTTCGGCCCGATGAGCGACCCGCGCTACGCCATCGTCGTGGTCATCGACGAACCGGGCAAAGGTGGCTACTTCGGCGGCCTGGTGTCGGCCCCCGTATTCAGCAAGGTCATGTCGGGCACTCTGCGCCTGATGAACGTGCCGCCAGACAACCTGCCGCCGCCGAGTGATCCGCAGCAGGCCAGTGCAGTACCCGCCAAGGGAGGGCGTGGATGATGACGATGCCATTGAGCAAGCTTTTCGCCCACGCCAGCCGTGACCCGCTGATCCGTGAACTGACCCTGGACAGCCGTCAGGTGCGTCAGGGCGACCTGTTCCTGGCCGTGCCAGGTGCCAAGGTTGACGGCCGTGAGCACATTGCCGATGCACTGTCGCGTGGCGCTGCGGCCGTGGCTTACGAAGAGCAGGGCGTCAATGTGCTGCCGCTCACCGACGTACCGCTGATTCCTGTGAAGGGTCTGATCGGCCAGCTGTCGCAGATTGCCGGACGCTTCTATGGCGAGCCGAGCCGCCAGCTCAACCTGGTGGGCGTCACCGGCACCAATGGCAAGACCAGCGTCACGCAGCTGGTGGCTCAGGCGCTCGATGCGCTAGGCCAGCGCTGCGGCCTGATCGGCACTTTGGGCACCGGCTTCTATGGCGAGCTGCAGAGCGGCCGCCTGACCACGCCAGATCCGATCGCTGTGCAGTCGACCTTGAACGACCTCAAGAAGGGCGGCGCCAAGGCCGTGGCCATGGAGGTTTCCTCCCACGCCCTGGAGCAGGGCCGGGTCGCTGCATTGGAATTCGACATCGCGGTCATGACCAACCTGTCCCGCGACCATCTGGACTACCACGGCAGCATGGAGGCCTACGAGGCCGCCAAGGCCAAGCTGTTCGCCTGGCCGAGCCTGCGTTGCCAGGTGGTCAACCTGGATGATGAGTTCGGTCGCCGCCTGGCCGACGATTTTGCGCGCCGCCCGAGTGTCGATCATATCGAGACCCGACTAATCAGCTACAGCCTGGAAAACCCGGACGCTTCGCTGTTCTGCCGTGAAGCGCATTTCGATGACGATGGCGTGCGCGCCATTCTTGTCACCGCCCAAGGGGAGCGCACCCTGCGCAGCCAGCTGCTGGGCCGCTTCAACCTGAGCAACATGCTCGCGGCGGTGGCCACGCTGCTGGCGCTGGACTACTCGTTGGAGGAGATCCTCAAGGTCGTCCCCGACCTGCAGGGCCCGGTTGGCCGCATGCAGCGCCTGGGTGGCGGTGACAAGCCGCTGGTAGTGGTCGATTACGCCCACACCCCCGACGCCCTGGAAAAAGTCCTCGAAGCCCTGCGCCCGCATGCTCACGGCAAGCTGCTGTGCCTGTTCGGCTGCGGTGGCGACCGTGATCGCGGCAAGCGCCCGCTGATGGCCGAAGTGGCCGAGCGCCTGGCCGACCGCGTGCTGGTCACCGACGACAACCCGCGGACCGAGGACCCGCTGCGCATCTTCGACGATATTCGCCCTGGTTTCGCCAGGCCCTCCGACGTCGAGTTCGTCGCTGGCCGCGGCGAGGCCATCGCGCACCTGATCGCCACCGCTGCCGCCAATGACGTGATCGTCCTGGCCGGCAAGGGGCACGAGGATTACCAGGAGATCAATGGCGAACGCCATGCCTTCTCCGACCTGATCGAAGCCGACAAGGCACTTGCAGCCTGGGAGGCTCCACATGCTTAAGCCCATGACCCTCAGCCAGCTGAGCGGCGCCTTGAATGCGCGCCTGGTCAATGCCGACGCCAGCTTCACCGGTGTCAGCATCGACAGCCGCAGCGTCGCTGCCGGCCAGCTGTTCGTTGCCCTGGCCGGGCCGCGCTTCGATGGTCACGACTACCTCGCCGACGTGAAGGCCAAAGGCGCCGTTGCTGCGCTGGTCGAGCGCGAGATCGCCGATGTCGACTTGCCGCAGCTGCTGGTCGCCGACTGCCGTGTCGCACTTGGCCAGCTCGGTGCGCTGAACCGCGCTGGCTTCGACAAGCCGGTCGTCGCCATTACCGGTTCCAGCGGCAAGACCACGGTCAAGGAAATGCTCGCCAGCATCCTGCGCACCCGTGGCCTGGTACACGCCACACGCGGCAACCTGAACAACGACCTCGGCGCCCCGCTGACCCTGCTGGAGATCGCTCCGGAGCACAGCGCTGCGGTGATCGAACTGGGCGCTTCGCGCATCGGCGAGATCCGCTACACCGTCGGCCTGACCCAGCCGCAGGTGGTGATCATCAACAACGCAGGCACCGCCCACGTTGGCGAGTTCGGTGGCCCCGAGAAGATTGTCGAAGCCAAGGGCGAGATCCTCGAAGGGCTGGG carries:
- a CDS encoding YraN family protein, giving the protein MPEASPSSAGQAAETQALEYLQGQGLQLLTRNWRCKGGELDLVMLDADTVVFVEVRYRLHADFGGALGSIDGRKQKRLVLAATLFLQKESRWANHPCRFDVVALQGSRHAGQPLQWLKNAFEC
- a CDS encoding penicillin-binding protein activator; its protein translation is MIACLRLLTALCLAALLAACASSPSSSLGELPRTPDASIEQLLEKAATSKSAEDAALLRLSAADLAYKQKDFPRAARILEQVPIDTLKPAQQIFAATLGAELAMSRNQPKAALTALSHPSLQHIAELPEQQQVRTYSVHAAALEADGQAMAAAQQRVLLSPLLSGQAASANNDAIWALVASLPAEQLQQPANNETLAGWTSLALAVKSAGTLEQQQAAIEAWRKQHPDHPAAKQLPTALTKLKELASQPLTKIALLLPQEGPLAGVARALRDGFMAAHFQAQQAGGQAPAVQVYDSSRIGSLDAFYRQAQADGVQLVVGPLEKPLVKQLAGNTQLPITTLALNYADAGQKAPPQLFQFGLAAEDEAREVARRARADGMVRAVALVPSGEWGDRVLAAFRQDWEGNGGTIIAAERIAQPVALAQQIASLFQLRQSEGRAQSLQSTVGGNIAAQPSRRQDIDFIFLASTPQQAQQIKPTLNFQYAGDVPVYATSNLYSASGDVNQYNDMNGIRFCETPWLLDTSNSLRQQVVQQWPQAAGSLGRLYAMGVDAYSLAPRLGQLKALPDNRVQGLSGSLSINASQRVERQLPWAEFSGGQVKRLPDTSR
- the rsmI gene encoding 16S rRNA (cytidine(1402)-2'-O)-methyltransferase, whose translation is MGTLYVVATPIGNLDDMSARALKVLADVALIAAEDTRHSIRLLQHFGIDTPLAACHEHNERDEGGRFITKLLAGEDVALVSDAGTPLISDPGYHLVRQARAAGVNVVPVPGACALIAALSAAGLPSDRFIFEGFLPAKAAGRRARLEQVKEEPRTLIFYEAPHRILECLEDMELVFGGERPALLARELTKTFETLKGLPLAELRAFVAGDSNQQRGECVVLVGGWSAPEGEEAISTEAQRVLDLLLAEMPLKRAAALAAEITGVRKNLLYQVALEKQKAL
- the mraZ gene encoding division/cell wall cluster transcriptional repressor MraZ, producing the protein MFRGANAVSLDAKGRLAMPSRYRDELDSRCNGQLIVTIDAVDPCLCVYPLDEWEQIEAKLRALPSLREENRRLQRLLIGNAVDLELDGSGRFLVPPRLREYAKLDKKAMLVGQLNKFQLWDEDAWNAVSAADLAAIQQPGAMPDDLRDLIL
- the rsmH gene encoding 16S rRNA (cytosine(1402)-N(4))-methyltransferase RsmH encodes the protein MTIDSGFNHITVLLDEAVEALALRADGCYLDGTFGRGGHSRLILSKLGPQGRLLGFDKDPQAIATGQALAAEDGRFVIVQRSFAELGSEVAERGLAGKVSGILLDLGVSSPQLDDPERGFSFLNDGPLDMRMNPDQGISAAEFIATAPVEEIARVFKEYGEERFAGRMARAVVERREKQPFTRTADLAEVLKVANPAWEKGKNPATRAFQGLRIHVNNELGDLEAGLEAALDALEVGGRLAVISFHSLEDRIVKLFMRKLVKGEADNLPRNLPVQHKVFEPKIKLIGKAQFASEAELKANPRSRSAVMRVAEKLR
- the ftsL gene encoding cell division protein FtsL; protein product: MSRLFAKPLPGGSFLMLLLFVGVLISAIAVSYSAHWNRQLLNTLYGELNERDKAQAEWGRLILEQSTWTASSRIESLASEQLKMRVPAADEVRMVAP
- a CDS encoding peptidoglycan D,D-transpeptidase FtsI family protein, translating into MKLEGALYPWRFRVVIGLLALMVGAICWRIIDLQVVDRDFLKGQGDARSLRHIPIPAHRGLITDRNGEPLAVSTPVTTLWANPKEMQAAKDRWPQLAAALGQNAQQLTERLTQQANKEFIYLVRGLTPEQGQHVLDLKVPGVYGLEEFRRFYPAGDVTAHMVGFTDLDDHGREGVELAYDEWLAGVPGKRQVIKDRRGRLIKDIQVTKNAKAGKTLALSIDLRLQYLATRELRNAIAEQDAKAGSLVIMDVKTGEVLAMVNQPTYNPNNRRSMFPAAMRNRAIIDVFEPGSTVKPISMSAALQSGRWKPSDKVEVYPGSLQIGRYTIKDVSKSEGPILDLTGILINSSNVGMSKIAFDIGGEAIYRVMSQVGLGQYTGLGFPGERVGNLPNHREWRKAETATLSYGYGVSVTALQLVHAYAALANDGKMVPLSILKVDKAPEAVQAIPKETAETVQGMLQQVIEAPRGVFRAQVPFYHVAGKSGTARKATVGSKGYTENAYRSLFAGFGPMSDPRYAIVVVIDEPGKGGYFGGLVSAPVFSKVMSGTLRLMNVPPDNLPPPSDPQQASAVPAKGGRG
- a CDS encoding UDP-N-acetylmuramoyl-L-alanyl-D-glutamate--2,6-diaminopimelate ligase; translated protein: MMTMPLSKLFAHASRDPLIRELTLDSRQVRQGDLFLAVPGAKVDGREHIADALSRGAAAVAYEEQGVNVLPLTDVPLIPVKGLIGQLSQIAGRFYGEPSRQLNLVGVTGTNGKTSVTQLVAQALDALGQRCGLIGTLGTGFYGELQSGRLTTPDPIAVQSTLNDLKKGGAKAVAMEVSSHALEQGRVAALEFDIAVMTNLSRDHLDYHGSMEAYEAAKAKLFAWPSLRCQVVNLDDEFGRRLADDFARRPSVDHIETRLISYSLENPDASLFCREAHFDDDGVRAILVTAQGERTLRSQLLGRFNLSNMLAAVATLLALDYSLEEILKVVPDLQGPVGRMQRLGGGDKPLVVVDYAHTPDALEKVLEALRPHAHGKLLCLFGCGGDRDRGKRPLMAEVAERLADRVLVTDDNPRTEDPLRIFDDIRPGFARPSDVEFVAGRGEAIAHLIATAAANDVIVLAGKGHEDYQEINGERHAFSDLIEADKALAAWEAPHA